A section of the Archocentrus centrarchus isolate MPI-CPG fArcCen1 chromosome 20, fArcCen1, whole genome shotgun sequence genome encodes:
- the mbtps2 gene encoding membrane-bound transcription factor site-2 protease isoform X2 — protein sequence MLSPFHVRWQTTMFNRLFAYCARINPRALYMWFSSGLVFGIAAMLGSVVLLIRTLQQTVTQMTTDNPRIGGQQALQVVVPGINLPTSHLAYFFIALLLSGVIHELGHAVAALREQVRVNGFGMFVFVVYPGAFVDLFTTHLTLISPTQQLRIFCAGVWHNFVLCVAALAFLFLLPVLLFPMYSTGAGALVTEVVQGSAADGPRGLSVRDIVTGLEDCPVRGVEDWTNCLSHLSHTPQTGYCVPVASLQPSWAHGRAFKRLDGTMDCCSNNSLTDLCFSYIKPQGRSSREREYACMPVRKMVTGTRVCHSDDDCAAHSSVASVCVTPSLENQTRFIRVTHPPNTHMLFVGYPPHLQYAVSLTNFVPRFGFLHLDLPVFLETFCKYVVSLSGALAVVNSVPCFALDGQWMLNALLEATLVNVVTDRQKRELIGFFLLLAGSALLAANVALGLWMVTAR from the exons ATGCTGTCTCCGTTTCATGTGAGATGGCAAACCACCATGTTCAACCGACTGTTTGCGTACTGCGCCCGCATCAACCCCCGGGCCCTCTACATGTG GTTCAGCAGTGGTCTGGTGTTTGGTATCGCTGCCATGCTGGGCTCAGTGGTGCTGCTCATAAGGACGCTGCAGCAGACAGTCACTCAAATGACCACAGACAACCCACGGATCGGAGGTCAGCAGGCCCTGCAGGTGGTG GTCCCCGgtatcaatctgcccaccagcCACCTGGCCTACTTTTTCATCGCCCTGCTGCTCAGTGGAGTTATACATGAGCTCGGCCACGCTGTGGCAGCACTGAG GGAGCAAGTGCGAGTGAACGGATTTGGGATGTTTGTGTTCGTAGTGTATCCTGGTGCATTTGTGGACCTCTTCACCACACACCTCACCCTCATATCACCTACTCAGCAGCTCCGCATCTTCTGTGCCG GCGTGTGGCACAACTTTGTTCTGTGTGTGGCAGCATTAGCCTTCCTCTTCCTGCTGCCTGTCCTTCTGTTTCCCATGTACTCCACCGGAGCCGGGGCGCTGGTCACAGAGGTTGTGCAG ggctctgcagctgacggTCCCAGGGGTCTGTCAGTCAGGGACATTGTGACGGGGTTGGAGGACTGTCCCGTCAGGGGAGTGGAGGACTGGACCAACTGCCTGTCTCACCTCTCTCACACACCACAGACAGGATACTGTGTCCCCGTCGCTAGCCTGCAGCCCAGCTGGGCTCATGGACGAG cTTTCAAGCGTCTGGATGGAACAATGGactgctgcagcaacaacagcCTGACAGACCTCTGCTTCTCTTACATTAAGCCCCAgggcaggagcagcagagagagagag TACGCCTGTATGCCGGTGCGTAAGATGGTGACGGGAACGCGAGTGTGTCACAGCGACGACGACTGCGCTGCACATTCCAGCGTTGCCAGCGTTTGCGTCACGCCCTCTCTGGAGAACCAGACTCGCTTCATTCGTGTCACACATCCtcccaacacacacatgctgtttGTGGGATATCCTCCACACCTGCAGTATGCAG TGAGTCTGACTAACTTCGTCCCCCGCTTTGGATTCCTCCACCTGGATCTTCCCGTCTTCCTGGAGACCTTCTGCAA ATATGTGGTGTCCCTCTCTGGTGCGTTAGCAGTGGTCAACTCTGTGCCGTGTTTTGCTCTTGatggtcagtggatgctgaacGCCCTATTGGAGGCCACGTTGGTCAATGTGGTAACAGACCGTCAGAAGCGTGAGTTGATTGGTTTCTTCCTGCTCCTGGCAGGCAGTGCCCTGCTGGCGGCCAATGTGGCGCTAGGCCTGTGGATGGTCACGGCGCGGTAG
- the mbtps2 gene encoding membrane-bound transcription factor site-2 protease isoform X1, whose protein sequence is MIPVSLLVFVMTGWCSVYLVDTLLRSSVTHRISYESWLASRGLMLSPFHVRWQTTMFNRLFAYCARINPRALYMWFSSGLVFGIAAMLGSVVLLIRTLQQTVTQMTTDNPRIGGQQALQVVVPGINLPTSHLAYFFIALLLSGVIHELGHAVAALREQVRVNGFGMFVFVVYPGAFVDLFTTHLTLISPTQQLRIFCAGVWHNFVLCVAALAFLFLLPVLLFPMYSTGAGALVTEVVQGSAADGPRGLSVRDIVTGLEDCPVRGVEDWTNCLSHLSHTPQTGYCVPVASLQPSWAHGRAFKRLDGTMDCCSNNSLTDLCFSYIKPQGRSSREREYACMPVRKMVTGTRVCHSDDDCAAHSSVASVCVTPSLENQTRFIRVTHPPNTHMLFVGYPPHLQYAVSLTNFVPRFGFLHLDLPVFLETFCKYVVSLSGALAVVNSVPCFALDGQWMLNALLEATLVNVVTDRQKRELIGFFLLLAGSALLAANVALGLWMVTAR, encoded by the exons ATGATCCCCGTGTCCCTGTTGGTGTTTGTGATGACAGGCTGGTGTTCCGTCTATCTGGTGGATACGTTGCTCAGG TCGTCTGTGACACACCGGATCAGCTACGAGTCGTGGCTCGCCAGTCGAGGCCTAATGCTGTCTCCGTTTCATGTGAGATGGCAAACCACCATGTTCAACCGACTGTTTGCGTACTGCGCCCGCATCAACCCCCGGGCCCTCTACATGTG GTTCAGCAGTGGTCTGGTGTTTGGTATCGCTGCCATGCTGGGCTCAGTGGTGCTGCTCATAAGGACGCTGCAGCAGACAGTCACTCAAATGACCACAGACAACCCACGGATCGGAGGTCAGCAGGCCCTGCAGGTGGTG GTCCCCGgtatcaatctgcccaccagcCACCTGGCCTACTTTTTCATCGCCCTGCTGCTCAGTGGAGTTATACATGAGCTCGGCCACGCTGTGGCAGCACTGAG GGAGCAAGTGCGAGTGAACGGATTTGGGATGTTTGTGTTCGTAGTGTATCCTGGTGCATTTGTGGACCTCTTCACCACACACCTCACCCTCATATCACCTACTCAGCAGCTCCGCATCTTCTGTGCCG GCGTGTGGCACAACTTTGTTCTGTGTGTGGCAGCATTAGCCTTCCTCTTCCTGCTGCCTGTCCTTCTGTTTCCCATGTACTCCACCGGAGCCGGGGCGCTGGTCACAGAGGTTGTGCAG ggctctgcagctgacggTCCCAGGGGTCTGTCAGTCAGGGACATTGTGACGGGGTTGGAGGACTGTCCCGTCAGGGGAGTGGAGGACTGGACCAACTGCCTGTCTCACCTCTCTCACACACCACAGACAGGATACTGTGTCCCCGTCGCTAGCCTGCAGCCCAGCTGGGCTCATGGACGAG cTTTCAAGCGTCTGGATGGAACAATGGactgctgcagcaacaacagcCTGACAGACCTCTGCTTCTCTTACATTAAGCCCCAgggcaggagcagcagagagagagag TACGCCTGTATGCCGGTGCGTAAGATGGTGACGGGAACGCGAGTGTGTCACAGCGACGACGACTGCGCTGCACATTCCAGCGTTGCCAGCGTTTGCGTCACGCCCTCTCTGGAGAACCAGACTCGCTTCATTCGTGTCACACATCCtcccaacacacacatgctgtttGTGGGATATCCTCCACACCTGCAGTATGCAG TGAGTCTGACTAACTTCGTCCCCCGCTTTGGATTCCTCCACCTGGATCTTCCCGTCTTCCTGGAGACCTTCTGCAA ATATGTGGTGTCCCTCTCTGGTGCGTTAGCAGTGGTCAACTCTGTGCCGTGTTTTGCTCTTGatggtcagtggatgctgaacGCCCTATTGGAGGCCACGTTGGTCAATGTGGTAACAGACCGTCAGAAGCGTGAGTTGATTGGTTTCTTCCTGCTCCTGGCAGGCAGTGCCCTGCTGGCGGCCAATGTGGCGCTAGGCCTGTGGATGGTCACGGCGCGGTAG